The Caloenas nicobarica isolate bCalNic1 chromosome Z, bCalNic1.hap1, whole genome shotgun sequence genome has a segment encoding these proteins:
- the APC gene encoding adenomatous polyposis coli protein isoform X5, giving the protein MAAASYDQLLKQVEALKMENSNLRQELEDNSNHLTKLETEASNMKEVLKQLQGSIEDEAMVSSGQIDLLERLKELNLESTNFPGVKLRPKVSVRSYGSREGSVSSRSGECSPVPMGSFPRRGFMNGSRESTGYLEELEKERSLLLAELEKEEKEKDWYYAQLQNLTKRIDSLPLTENFSLQTDMTRRQLEYEARQIRAAMEEQLGTCQDMEKRAQARVARIQQIEKDILRIRQLLQSQAAEAERAPQSKHDAGSHDTERQNEGQGAAEISMATSSTGQGSAARMDHETASVMSSGNNYSVPRRLTSHLGTKVEMVYSLLSMLGTHDKDDMSRTLLAMSSSQDSCIAMRQSGCLPLLIQLLHGNDKDSVLLGNSRGSKEARARASAALHNIIHSQPDDKRGRREIRVLHLLEQIRAYCETCWEWQEAHEQGMDQDKNPMPAPVDHQICPAVCVLMKLSFDEEHRHAMNELGGLQAIAELLQVDCEMYGLTNDHYSVTLRRYAGMALTNLTFGDVANKATLCSMKGCMRALVAQLKSESEDLQQVIASVLRNLSWRADVNSKKTLREVGSVKALMECALEVKKESTLKSVLSALWNLSAHCTENKADICAVDGALAFLVGTLTYRSQTNTLAIIESGGGILRNVSSLIATNEDHRQILRENSCLQTLLQHLKSHSLTIVSNACGTLWNLSARNAKDQEALWDMGAVSMLKNLIHSKHKMIAMGSAAALRNLMANRPAKYKDANIMSPGSSLPSLHVRKQKALEAELDAQHLSETFDNIDNLSPKASHRNKQRHKQNIYSEYVLDSSRHDDSVCRSESFNAGNMTVLSPYLNTTVLPGSSSSNRGNIENSRSEKDRSLDRDLEVGLNTYHPAAENTGNSSKRIGMQISTAAAQIAKVMEEVTSMHIPQEDRSSGSTSEMQCLTEDRNGPRRSATAHTHSNTYFPKSENSSRTCPVPYTKMEYKRASNDSLNSVSSSDGYGKRGQMKPSIESYSEDDESKFCSYGQYPADLAHKIHSANHMDDNDGELDTPINYSLKYSDEQLNSGRQSPSQNERWARPKHIIDDEMKQSEQRQSRSQNASYPVYTDSGDDKHMKYQSPFGQQECVSSFRSRGSNGSDQNRVGSTLGMNQKVNQSLCQVDDYDDDKPTNYSERYSEEEQHEEEDRPTNYSIKYNEEEHHVDQPIDYSLKYSTEVPPSSQKPSFTFSKTSSVQSTKTDHISSSSGNTSAPSAGSKRQNQLHPNSAQSRGGHAQKTASCKTPSINQETIQTYCVEDTPICFSRCSSLSSLSSAEDEIGRDQSTRVTDANNTLQIAELKENSGALSTEGAVSEITSTSQHIRTKSSRIQTSSLSPSDSSRHKAVEFSSGAKSPSKSGAQTPKSPPEHYVQETPLMFSRCTSVSSLDSFESRSIASSVQSEPCSGMVSGIISPSDLPDSPGQTMPPSRSKTPPPTQGVQVKREVAKGKVPCAEKRDPGPRQAAVNAAVQRVQVLPEADTLLHFATESTPDGFSCSSSLSALSLDEPFIQKDVELRIMPPVHENEHGNEAEPEQSDDTKDNQEKKVEKPAEAEKDILDDSDDDDDIEILEACIISAMPTKSSRKAKKPSQGSAPKIPPPVARKPSQLPVYKLLPSQSRLQSQKHVSFTPGDDMPRVYCVEGTPINFSTATSLSDLTIESPPSELANVDSVGTGADSGEFEKRDTIPTEGRSNDDTQRAKSSAVTSPGLYDDKTEEGDILAECINSAMPKGKSHKPFRVKKIMDQIQQASSSLSNKNQPEGEKKKPTSPVKPVPQNNEYRARVRKTTEPKSNINNERSYPENRDAKKQNLKNNSRDFNDKLPNNEERVRGSFAFDSPHHYTPIEGTPYCFSRNDSLSSLDFDDDDVDLSREKAELRKGKEAKETENKDCTNPEQSSSQQPSNRTQVCQKHPTSRSQPKTFSQSAKDIPDRGAATDEKTQNFAIENTPVCFSRNSSLSSLSDIDQENNNNKEGEPAKRTEAPDSQMESNRPQTSGYAPKSFHVEDTPVCFSRNSSLSSLSIDSEDDLLQECISSAMPKKKKPSRIKSESEKSNPRNTGGISAEDLTLDLRGIQRPDSEHGFSPDSENFDWKAIQEGANSIVSSLHQAAAAASLSRQASSDSDSILSLKSGISLGSPFHLTPDQEEKPFTSNKGPRILKPGEKSTLESKKAESESRGIKGGKKVYKSIITGKARSNSEVSSQLKQPQQTSVPSISRGRTMIHIPGVRNSSSSTSPVSKKGPPLKNTNSKSPSEGQSLTSSPRGVKSSVKPEPSPVTRQPSGLNQSGSSKGPSRSGSRDSTPSRPQQQPLSRPLQSPGRTSISPGRNGISPPNKLSQLPRTSSPSTASTKSSSSGRMSYTSPGRQMSQQNLTKQTALPKSTSSIPRSESASKGLNQALSSGGSNKKTELSRMSSTKSSGSESDRSERPVLVRQSTFIKEAPSPTLRRKLEESASFESLSPSRPDSPTRSQLQTPVLSPSLPDMSISTHSTAQTSGWRKLPPNLSPSVEYDGRPAKRHDIARSHSESPSRLPINRSGTWKREHSKHSSSLPRVSTWRRTGSSSSILSASSESSEKAKSEDEKQPGSSLSGHKQNKESQVPAKGTWRKIKENEIPQIINDPQHSSSGTTNGSDSKTLIYQMAPAVSKTEDVWVRIEDCPINNPRSGRSPTGNTPPVIDSVSEKGGVNDGQSRQERH; this is encoded by the exons GCAAGGGTGGCGAGAATTCAACAAATAGAGAAGGACATTCTTCGTATACGACAGCTCCTGCAATCACAAGCAGCTGAAGCAGAG AGAGCGCCTCAAAGCAAGCATGATGCAGGTTCCCATGATACAGAGAGGCAGAATGAAGGtcaaggagcagcagaaatcaGCATGGCAACTAGCAGTACTGGCCAg GGTTCTGCTGCTCGAATGGACCATGAGACAGCCAGTGTTATGAGCTCTGGTAATAACTATTCTGTTCCTCGCAGACTGACAAGTCATCTGGGTACCAAG GTGGAAATGGTGTATTCATTGTTATCAATGCTTGGTACTCATGATAAAGATGACATGTCAAGAACGTTGCTAGCAATGTCTAGCTCCCAAGACAGCTGCATAGCCATGCGTCAGTCTGGATGTCTTCCTCTCCTCATCCAGCTCTTACATGGCAACGATAAAGACTCTGTATTGTTAGGAAACTCTCGTGGTAGCAAAGAGGCCCGTGCCAGAGCCAGCGCAGCCCTGCACAACATCATTCACTCCCAGCCTGACGACAAGCGAGGCAGACGGGAAATCCGCGTGCTCCATCTTTTGGAGCAGATCCGTGCGTACTGTGAAACGTGTTGGGAATGGCAGGAGGCACATGAACAAGGCATGGACCAAGACAAAAACCCAA TGCCTGCTCCAGTGGATCATCAAATTTGTCCTGCAGTGTGTGTTTTGATGAAACTTTCATTTGATGAAGAACACAGGCATGCAATGAATGAGCTTG GAGGTTTGCAGGCCATTGCTGAACTGTTGCAAGTAGATTGTGAAATGTATGGACTTACAAATGATCACTATAGTGTTACCTTAAGGAGGTATGCTGGAATGGCTCTGACAAACCTGACTTTTGGAGATGTGGCAAACAAG GCTACTTTATGTTCTATGAAGGGCTGCATGAGAGCTCTTGTAGCCCAATTGAAATCTGAAAGTGAAGACTTACAGCAG GTCATTGCAAGTGTGTTGAGGAACTTGTCCTGGCGAGCAGATGTAAACAGTAAAAAGACTCTAAGAGAAGTTGGAAGTGTGAAAGCATTGATGGAATGCGCTTTAGAAGTTAAGAAG GAATCCACACTAAAAAGTGTTCTGAGTGCCTTATGGAATTTGTCAGCACACTGTACTGAGAACAAAGCTGATATATGTGCTGTTGATGGTGCTCTTGCATTTCTAGTCGGCACACTGACATACCGGAGCCAAACAAACACTTTAGCCATCATAGAAAGTGGAGGAGGAATATTAAGAAATGTTTCTAGCTTAATTGCCACTAATGAGGACCACAG GCAAATCTTGCGAGAGAACAGCTGCTTACAAACCTTGTTACAACACTTGAAATCGCACAGTTTGACAATAGTCAGTAATGCATGTGGGACACTGTGGAATCTTTCTGCACGAAATGCGAAGGATCAGGAGGCCCTGTGGGACATGGGAGCAGTCAGCATGCTGAAAAATCTCATTcactcaaaacacaaaatgataGCCATGGGTAgtgctgcagctctgagaaACCTCATGGCAAACAGGCCAGCAAAATATAAGGATGCCAACATTATGTCTCCAGGATCAAGCTTACCATCTCTTcatgtcagaaaacaaaaggctCTGGAAGCAGAATTAGATGCTCAGCATTTATCAGAGACTTTTGACAACATTGATAATTTAAGCCCAAAAGCATCTCACCGCAATAAGCAGAGACATAAACAAAATATATACAGTGAGTACGTCTTGGACTCCAGTCGGCATGATGATAGTGTATGCAGATCAGAGAGTTTTAATGCTGGTAATATGACTGTACTTTCACCATATTTAAATACTACAGTATTGCCAGGCTCCTCCTCTTCCAATAGGGGAAACATAGAAAATTCTCGATCTGAGAAAGACAGAAGTCTTGATAGGGATCTAGAAGTAGGTTTAAATACCTAtcatccagctgcagagaatACTGGGAACTCCTCTAAGAGAATAGGAATGCAGATTTCTACTGCTGCAGCTCAGATTGCCAAAGTTATGGAAGAAGTAACAAGCATGCATATTCCACAAGAAGACAGAAGTTCTGGTTCCACTTCTGAAATGCAGTGTTtgacagaagacagaaatggcCCGAGGAGATCAGCCACTGCCCATACTCACTCAAATACATACTTTCCTAAATCTGAGAATTCAAGCAGGACATGTCCTGTGCCTTATACAAAAATGGAATACAAGAGAGCCTCAAATGATAGCTTAAATAGTGTCAGCAGCAGTGATGGTTATGGTAAAAGAGGCCAAATGAAACCTTCCATTGAATCTTACTCTGAAGATGATGAAAGTAAATTCTGTAGTTATGGTCAATATCCAGCTGACTTGGCACATAAGATTCATAGTGCGAATCACATGGATGACAATGATGGAGAGCTAGACACTCCTATTAATTACAGTCTTAAATACTCAGATGAGCAGTTAAATTCTGGAAGACAAAGTCCCTCTCAGAATGAAAGATGGGCAAGGCCTAAGCATATAATAGAtgatgaaatgaaacaaagtgAGCAAAGGCAGTCAAGGAGCCAAAATGCAAGCTACCCTGTGTACACCGACAGTGGAGATGATAAACACATGAAATATCAGTCACCTTTTGGGCAGCAAGAGTGTGTTTCTTCCTTCCGATCAAGAGGATCCAATGGCTCAGATCAGAACAGAGTAGGCTCAACTCTTGGAATGAATCAGAAGGTAAACCAGTCCTTGTGCCAGGTTGATGATTATGATGATGATAAGCCAACCAACTATAGTGAACGTTACTCTGAGGAGGAACAACATGAAGAGGAAGACAGACCAACTAATTATAGCATAAAGTACAATGAAGAGGAACATCACGTTGATCAGCCGATTGATTATAGTTTAAAATACTCAACAGAAGTTCCTCCTTCTTCTCAGAAACCatcttttactttttcaaagACTTCTTCAGTGCAAAGCACTAAAACTGACCATATTTCCTCAAGCAGCGGGAACACATCAGCCCCCTCAGCTGGTTCAAAGAGACAGAATCAGCTTCATCCAAATTCTGCACAGAGCAGAGGTGGTCATGCACAAAAGACTGCCTCCTGTAAAACTCCCTCTATTAATCAGGAAACTATACAGACTTACTGTGTGGAAGATACCCCAATATGTTTTTCAAGGTGTAGCTCTTTGTCGTCTTTGTCATCAGCTGAAGATGAAATAGGACGTGATCAATCCACACGTGTGACAGATGCTAATAACACATTGCAGATAGCAGAACTAAAGGAAAACAGTGGGGCTCTATCTACAGAAGGGGCAGTAAGTGAAATCACATCAACATCACAACACATCAGAACAAAATCCAGCAGAATTCAGACTTCTAGTTTATCTCCTTCTGATTCCTCTAGACATAAAGCTGTTGAATTTTCTTCAGGTGCCAAATCTCCCTCCAAGAGTGGTGCACAGACTCCTAAAAGCCCACCAGAACATTATGTGCAGGAAACACCACTCATGTTCAGCAGATGTACTTCTGTAAGTTCCCTGGATAGTTTTGAAAGCCGTTCAATTGCCAGTTCAGTTCAAAGTGAGCCTTGTAGTGGAATGGTAAGTGGCATTATAAGTCCCAGTGACCTTCCAGATAGCCCAGGACAAACAATGCCTCCAAGCAGAAGTAAAACGCCACCCCCTACTCAAGGAGTTCAAGTAAAAAGAGAGGTAGCTAAAGGTAAAGTACCTTGTGCGGAAAAGAGAGACCCTGGTCCTAGACAGGCAGCTGTAAATGCAGCTGTTCAAAGAGTTCAGGTACTTCCAGAGGCTGATACGCTATTACATTTTGCTACAGAAAGCACACCGGATGGGTTTTCCTGCTCCTCTAGCCTGAGTGCTCTGAGTCTTGATGAGCCGTTTATACAGAAAGATGTAGAGTTAAGAATAATGCCTCCAGTTCATGAAAATGAACATGGAAACGAAGCAGAACCTGAACAATCAGATGATACAAAGGATAACCAAGAGAAGAAAGTGGAGAAGCctgctgaagcagaaaaagacattttggaTGAttctgatgatgatgatgatattGAAATACTGGAAGCATGTATTATTTCTGCAATGCCAACTAAGTCTTCACGTAAAGCCAAAAAGCCTTCCCAAGGATCTGCTCCAAAAATACCTCCTCCTGTAGCCAGAAAGCCCAGCCAGTTGCCAGTTTACAAACTTTTGCCTTCACAAAGCAGACTGCAATCCCAAAAGCACGTGAGTTTTACACCAGGAGATGATATGCCACGGGTATATTGTGTTGAGGGTACACCAATAAATTTTTCAACAGCTACATCTCTGAGTGATCTCACAATAGAATCGCCACCGAGTGAGTTGGCCAATGTAGACAGTGTGGGTACAGGAGCAGACTCAGGGGAATTTGAAAAGCGAGACACCATTCCTACAGAAGGTAGAAGTAATGATGATACTCAGAGAGCAAAAAGCTCAGCTGTGACTTCCCCAGGCCTGTATGATGACAAAACAGAAGAGGGTGATATTCTGGCTGAGTGCATTAACTCAGCTATgccaaaaggaaaaagtcaCAAACCTTTCAGAGTGAAGAAGATAATGGATCAAATTCAACAAGCATCTTCATCGCTAAGTaacaaaaaccaaccagaaGGTGAGAAAAAGAAGCCAACATCACCAGTAAAGCCTGTTCCCCAAAATAATGAATACAGAGCACGTGTAAGAAAAACCACAGAGCCTAAAAGCAATATTAATAATGAAAGAAGCTATCCAGAGAACAGAGATGCAAAGAAACagaatcttaaaaataattcgAGAGATTTTAATGACAAATTGCCAAATAATGAAGAACGTGTAAGAGGAAGCTTTGCATTTGATTCCCCTCATCATTACACACCTATTGAGGGAACGCCTTATTGTTTTTCACGGAATGATTCCCTAAGTTCTTTAGattttgatgatgatgatgttgaCCTTTCAagggagaaggcagaattaagaaaaggaaaagaagcaaaggaaacagaaaataaagactgCACTAATCCAGAACAGTCTTCAAGTCAGCAACCAAGTAACAGGACACAAGTTTGCCAAAAACACCCAACAAGTAGAAGTCAACCTAAAACTTTCTCTCAGTCAGCTAAAGATATTCCAGACAGAGGAGCAGCTACAGATGAGAAGACACAGAATTTTGCTATTGAAAACAcacctgtttgtttttctcgCAATTCATCTCTTAGTTCCCTCAGTGATATTGATCaagaaaacaataacaacaaagaaGGGGAACCTGCAAAACGAACTGAGGCTCCCGATTCACAGATGGAATCAAACAGACCACAGACTTCTGGTTATGCACCTAAATCATTTCATGTTGAAGATACTCCTGTATGTTTCTCTAGAAACAGTTCTCTGAGTTCTCTTAGCATTGACTCAGAAGACGATCTTTTGCAGGAATGCATTAGTTCTGCTAtgcctaaaaagaaaaaaccctcaaggATAAAGAGTGAAAGTGAAAAAAGTAATCCCAGAAATACAGGTGGTATATCAGCAGAAGATTTAACACTGGATTTGAGAGGGATACAGAGGCCAGATTCAGAACATGGTTTCTCACCTGATTCAGAGAACTTTGATTGGAAAGCTATACAAGAAGGTGCAAATTCTATAGTTAGTAGCTTGCATCAAGCTGCGGCTGCTGCATCGTTGTCTAGACAAGCTTCTTCAGACTCTGATTCTATCCTTTCATTAAAATCTGGTATTTCTCTAGGGTCACCATTTCATCTTACCCCAGACCAAGAAGAAAAACCCTTCACTAGTAATAAAGGTCCAAGAATTCTTAAACCAGGAGAGAAGAGCACACTGGAGTCTAAAAAAGCAGAATCTGAAAGTAGGGGAATCAAAGGAGGGAAGAAGGTGTATAAAAGTATAATTACAGGAAAAGCTCGCTCCAATTCAGAAGTTTCAAGCCAGCTGAAGCAACCACAACAGACAAGTGTGCCTTCAATTTCACGTGGTAGGACAATGATCCATATTCCTGGAGTTCGGAATAGTTCTTCAAGTACAAGTCCTGTTTCCAAAAAAGGGCCCCCACTCAAAAACACAAACTCCAAGAGTCCCAGTGAAGGCCAAAGTTTGACTAGTTCTCCAAGAGGAGTCAAGTCATCAGTTAAACCTGAGCCATCTCCTGTAACTAGGCAGCCATCAGGGTTGAACCAGAGTGGGTCAAGTAAAGGACCTTCTAGATCAGGATCCAGAGACTCCACTCCTTCTAGACCTCAACAGCAGCCATTAAGTAGGCCTTTGCAATCTCCTGGCCGAACCTCTATTTCTCCAGGAAGGAATGGTATAAGTCCTCCCAACAAACTGTCTCAGTTGCCAAGGACATCATCTCCTAGCACAGCTTCAACTAAATCTTCAAGTTCAGGTAGAATGTCGTACACATCACCAGGCAGGCAGATGAGCCAGCAAAACCTTACAAAACAAACTGCCTTACCTAAGAGTACCAGTAGCATTCCACGAAGTGAGTCTGCCTCAAAAGGGTTAAACCAAGCTCTCAGCAGTGGTGGATCAAACAAAAAGACTGAGCTGTCCCGAATGTCATCCACAAAATCTAGTGGAAGTGAATCTGACAGATCTGAGAGACCTGTTCTTGTTCGTCAGTCAACTTTTATTAAAGAAGCTCCAAGCCCAACGCTAAGACGGAAATTAGAAGAGTCAGCTTCATTTGAATCTCTGTCTCCTTCCAGGCCGGATTCTCCCACAAGGTCCCAACTACAGACCCCAGTTTTAAGTCCATCTCTTCCTGATATGTCTATATCCACTCATTCAACTGCCCAGACTAGTGGTTGGCGAAAATTACCCCCTAATCTAAGCCCTTCTGTAGAGTATGATGGGAGACCAGCAAAACGTCATGATATAGCTCGTTCTCATTCTGAGAGTCCATCTAGACTGCCGATCAATAGATCAGGAACATGGAAGCGTGAGCATAGTAAGCATTCCTCGTCACTTCCTCGTGTAAGCACTTGGCGAAGAACTGGAAGTTCCTCCTCAATTCTGTCAGCCTCCTCAGAATCCagtgaaaaggcaaaaagtgAAGATGAAAAGCAACCTGGAAGTTCTCTTTCTGgacacaagcaaaacaaagaaagccAAGTACCAGCAAAAGGtacttggagaaaaataaaagaaaacgaAATTCCTCAGATAATAAATGATCCTCAGCATTCTTCCTCGGGTACCACAAATGGCTCTGATTCCAAAACTCTCATCTATCAGATGGCACCAGCTGTCTCCAAGACAGAGGATGTGTGGGTGAGGATAGAGGACTGCCCAATTAATAATCCTCGATCTGGAAGGTCCCCAACTGGAAATACTCCCCCTGTTATTGACAGTGTTTCAGAGAAAGGGGGTGTGAATG ATGGACAGTCCAGACAAGAAAGGCACTGA